Proteins encoded by one window of Cucurbita pepo subsp. pepo cultivar mu-cu-16 chromosome LG14, ASM280686v2, whole genome shotgun sequence:
- the LOC111810019 gene encoding uncharacterized protein LOC111810019 — protein MNHQIFPEFPWLPFLLSWLSHHHPFFFKNTNRALFSFHLLTMDVWSWISELPSSDDWNQSISVFQLASHGNSAIQLTAERSTGADSDTVLTFAVTLKGFRSFSESKTLWVSNTCPLSLEKPFLPLVLQLLQEIISRSPAGQKSTCPRSRLQKLKPDPVSWIMDSHSPESFSGFFNLIFLIRLFWVCACDAPAEIGSFYFDYLLSPHLETMSSNHAPVLRTFLVTIGVDAELCFTRTLGYVIAKWLILREVGVGLQTLTHAPPQRSLGFTYATEAHGLWILKGHAPVMGMKVTRAGGGRKYQFPLIEAKESALRYALAHQQLEAVVQFEYSVRYHDGYVHVGTRVDNIRLHVARLALGSVDDVEYAEERHFVSRVRVWVGPEVGANYVGAVSLGRSTENAEREVKVQKILKGRFGKTKMSTVKATARTSTRTTMKNWRWDQEAEGNAAVFEAVLCDNTTGNEVSTKKHPSGSENGDGGESFQNRYSGTNRAFTKTGGVVFAGDEYGEEVGWRLSKETEGSVLKWRIGGQIWLSYCPNEMRIPYHETRCVEWCDEVDLPLIPTK, from the coding sequence ATGAACCACCAGATCTTCCCGGAATTTCCGTGGCTTCCATTTCTTCTATCTTGGCTCTCCCATCATCACCCATTCTTCTTTAAGAACACTAACCgtgctctgttttcttttcacttaCTAACAATGGATGTCTGGTCTTGGATTTCTGAGCTCCCCAGCTCCGACGACTGGAACCAGTCCATTTCTGTCTTCCAACTCGCTAGTCATGGAAACTCTGCGATTCAGCTCACTGCCGAGCGCTCCACCGGCGCCGATTCCGATACTGTTCTTACCTTCGCCGTCACACTTAAGGGGTTCAGGTCGTTTAGCGAGAGCAAGACCTTGTGGGTTTCCAACACGTGTCCTCTGTCGTTGGAGAAGCCGTTCCTTCCTCTGgttcttcaacttcttcaaGAAATCATTTCCCGGTCGCCGGCCGGGCAGAAGAGCACCTGCCCCCGCTCTCGTCTTCAGAAACTGAAACCCGACCCGGTTTCCTGGATTATGGACTCTCACTCGCCGGAATCTTTCTCCGGCTTCTTCAACCTTATTTTCCTCATCCGACTCTTTTGGGTCTGTGCTTGCGATGCTCCTGCTGAAATCGGCTCCTTCTACTTCGACTACTTGCTTTCCCCACACCTTGAAACTATGTCGTCGAACCACGCGCCGGTATTGCGAACGTTTCTAGTCACCATCGGCGTCGATGCTGAGCTCTGTTTCACTCGCACGCTCGGTTACGTGATAGCGAAGTGGTTGATTCTCAGAGAAGTTGGCGTTGGGTTACAGACGCTAACCCACGCGCCGCCGCAACGAAGTCTCGGTTTCACCTACGCGACGGAGGCGCACGGCTTGTGGATTCTGAAAGGCCACGCGCCGGTTATGGGGATGAAGGTTACCCGCGCCGGTGGAGGCCGGAAATACCAGTTTCCCTTGATTGAAGCGAAAGAGTCAGCGTTGAGATACGCTCTGGCCCACCAACAGCTCGAGGCCGTCGTTCAGTTTGAATATTCCGTCCGGTACCACGACGGCTATGTTCATGTGGGCACACGTGTCGACAATATTAGGCTCCACGTGGCGAGACTGGCTCTAGGGAGCGTCGATGACGTGGAGTACGCAGAGGAGAGGCATTTCGTTTCTCGAGTTCGGGTATGGGTTGGGCCGGAAGTCGGGGCGAATTATGTCGGGGCGGTGAGTTTAGGGCGGTCGACGGAGAACGCCGAACGGGAAGTAAAAGTGCAGAAGATTTTGAAGGGCAGATTTGGAAAAACGAAAATGTCAACGGTGAAGGCGACGGCGAGGACGTCGACGAGGACGACGATGAAAAACTGGCGGTGGGACCAGGAGGCGGAAGGGAACGCGGCGGTGTTTGAGGCGGTGTTGTGCGACAACACGACGGGGAATGAGGTGTCGACGAAAAAGCATCCGAGTGGAAGCGAGAACGGCGACGGCGGGGAGAGCTTTCAGAATCGGTACAGCGGAACGAATCGGGCTTTCACGAAGACGGGAGGAGTGGTTTTCGCCGGCGACGAGTACGGGGAGGAGGTGGGATGGCGGCTGAGCAAAGAGACGGAAGGGAGTGTGCTAAAATGGCGAATTGGAGGCCAAATTTGGTTAAGTTATTGCCCAAATGAGATGAGAATTCCATATCATGAAACCAGGTGTGTGGAATGGTGTGATGAGGTTGACTTGCCTTTAATTCCCACCAAATGA